The Candidatus Rubidus massiliensis DNA segment CTTCAAAAGGTCGATATTTTCTTAAGCTAGGCGCAATCACTCCTGTTCCAAACCAATCTCCAAAACCGTTCCATCCACTATTCTTATATTTTTGGTTTGGATTTGCCGGTATATCTGCTGGCAATGGGGGCAAGTGTTTCAAAAAGCCTTTTGTGTAGCGGCGCCATTCATTTTGACTTTTTATTCCTAAGGCGCGAACAAATTCCCTGGCATCTTCAAATGATCGATATTTTCGTTGTGAACAAGCAATATATCCAGTACCTAACCAATCACCCCATGAAATCCATTCTTCGTAAAATTGATCCGGCGCTGTGGGTAACGTAGCTGGCTTTAGCCCAAATTGAGGATTTGTGCCTTCACAATATTGTTTCCAATCTGCTTGGCTTTGAAGATTTAATTGATGAACAATAGCTTTTGCTTCTTCGTAAGGAAGAAACACTTTTTTGCTATGAGAGATATTTTCAGCACCTAAAAAATCAGCCCAACTTATCCACCCTTCATTTTTATAAGTACCGTCTGGTTTTGCAGGAATATCGTCTGGTTTTACGGGTGAAAAGCGGCCTTCACAATAGAACCGCCACTCTTTACGGGATCTTAATCCAAGTTTGCGAGTAAAGCTTCTGGCAAGTTCATAGGATCTATATTGTCGATAGCGTGGGCTAACATACCCAGTACCTAACCAATGTCCATAATTAATCCAACCTTGGTGTTTGTAAGTAATGTTTGGGTTGCTAGGAATGTCGGTAGGCTTTAATCCTTTCTCCTGAAGCTTCCCTTGACAATAGTCCTTCCACTCTCCTTGTGTTTTCAAATCAAGCTTATGTACAAAAGAAAGAGCATCTTCAAAGGGCCTGAATTTTAAGCTTCTTGTGGCAATAGCATTAGTACCCAACCAATCTCCGATGCTTATCCATCCGTCATTTTTGTAAACTGTGGCAGGATCGTAGGGAATATCAATAGGCTTAGGCCCAATGCCGTCAAAATAAAATATATAGTATGTATTTCATAAGGCTCGCCGCATGTTCATGGGGTATTTCCGGTTGGTTTTTTTAATTCTAATATATTTCCTTCCTGGCCTTATTGAAACTATATTTTTCTTCATATCTTGCTTCAAACGTTTGCAAAAAACCTCAAGATTGCTCTCTGGAGTCAACAAAACCTTGACAATTTCGTCTTTTAAAATCCCAATGGCAATATTCTGATTAATTTTATAGTCATGCTTTAACATCTTTTTAGAGAAGATTTCTTCCATTTCTTCTTGAGCTTCATTTGTAAGTAAGGCTCTAACATTGGCTGTAAATATAGTTGCATGAAAATCTTGCTCTATTGCTTGAGTTGATTCCCCACTAAAATTTTCCATCTCAATACGTACTTTATGAAATTTATAGTTTTCTTCCACTCCCCACCTTGAATGATATAATTTTATAAACATTGCATATTCAAACTTGTCTTTGTCTAGTAATGAAGTTATTAGAAATTCTTGCTCACCTGTAGGAAGATCAATAATAAGAACGCGCATTTGCTGAATGGAATTTAAACACACCCCGGGCAATCTTTTTTTAAAGTCCTCTCTTTTTTTTCCTTTGAGTCTTTTTGGAGAAATTTCAATAATTGTATCTCTCTTTTGGTTCTTTATTAACTTTCTAACCTCGGAAAGCCATGTCCCAGTACATCTTATTAAATAATTTTTTCTTTGTTGGGCCAAAAGAAATATTAAAGTAAGAGAAGGGTATCCTCGATCAAATATATATAGATCGTTAGCATAGGTAGAAGGTTGAATTTTTAAAATATGGTCACAAGCCATACTTCGTTCAGAACTCCCATAAGGACTTATAATAGCATCTAAAGTTAATCCAGAGAGAGGATCGTATGCATAAGAAACTTGAGCCATCGGCATACAGTTATTGTTTTTTTGGTTACCACATGATCCATATTTCTCTAAAATAGAGATGCTCTCAGGTAACTGTAAAGTAGATCCATCTATCACAATTAAACGAAAACCGAGGTAAGTTGGAAACTTATTATCAGTGTAAAATTCACTAATTAAAGTATCATTCAATTTTACAAAGGCAATCGGTAATATTTTTTTTCGTGTCGTTGAAAGAAGTTGCTTAGATATGAACGTTAAAGTTAAAATTCCGCTAAATTTAATTAATTCGCTTTGTAGACTCCTCTTGGCTAGATTTAATATAAATACAATCAGAAGAGGAAATCTTAGGATGCGGTTTCTAGAAAAGTCTTTTTCGCTAGACCTACAAGCATTTTTGAATGTGGTACTTAAGAGCAGTTCTCGGCATTTTTCGAGAATTTCATGAGATCTTTTTTTCATGGTGTTTCCTTTGTTGGCTAACGGTGATTTGTAAGCCGATGGGAAATACCATGATTTTTCATTTAAATCAAAACTTTATTGATACATACCTTTGTTTTTAAATTAGTTATGTCTTATTTTGACGGCATTGGGCTTAGGCCCCAGTTCAGGCATGCTATTCTGACAGTACTTAACCCATTCCGCCTGACTTTTAAGGTTTAGTTGGCGAATGAAACTACGTGCTTCAAGAAATGGTCTATACTCCCTTTTAGAAGTCGCTACGAATCCAGTTCCTAACCAATCCCCCATTGAAGTCCAGCCATCATTTTCATATACAATCCATGGAGTTCTGGGTATATCATATGGCTTTTCAGGCAGTTCGGGATAGGTACCATTACAATATTCTTTCCAAGAATCGTGATTTTTTAAACCTAAGGAATGGACAAATAGCTTTGCTTCTTGAAAAGGTCTCCATGAAAGTTTTGCCAGCTTATCCCATAGGAGGAGATCAATGCTCTTATGAAAATAATGAGCATCTATTTCTTGATGTAGAGGAATATCTATTTCAAAAGGATAATAATCTCTGTTAGCCGCTCTTTTTGGTTTGCTAGATAAAGCTCGAAAGTACTCAATAATCCTTTCGTCATGGGTTGCAAGAGCCCGAATAATTTGTAAAATTGATTCAAATGTTTTGTTTTTAATGGCTTCAAAATCATCAACATCTTCGTCTATTAATACCGGCACTATAATGTAACTCATTTTTTTGTCTTTATGAGGCCGTAGAGCACGACCTACCGCCTGAACTATGTCAACCTTGCTTTTCTTTGGATCAGCAAATAATATACTGTCGATTTTTGGGATATTTACACCCTCAGTTAAGCATCGCACATTCGTAATGAGTCCGTTAGTAGTGTGTGTGAAGGTTTTAAAAATCTTGCTTCTAAGACCTGCCGGAGTA contains these protein-coding regions:
- a CDS encoding Transposase DDE domain protein, producing MKKRSHEILEKCRELLLSTTFKNACRSSEKDFSRNRILRFPLLIVFILNLAKRSLQSELIKFSGILTLTFISKQLLSTTRKKILPIAFVKLNDTLISEFYTDNKFPTYLGFRLIVIDGSTLQLPESISILEKYGSCGNQKNNNCMPMAQVSYAYDPLSGLTLDAIISPYGSSERSMACDHILKIQPSTYANDLYIFDRGYPSLTLIFLLAQQRKNYLIRCTGTWLSEVRKLIKNQKRDTIIEISPKRLKGKKREDFKKRLPGVCLNSIQQMRVLIIDLPTGEQEFLITSLLDKDKFEYAMFIKLYHSRWGVEENYKFHKVRIEMENFSGESTQAIEQDFHATIFTANVRALLTNEAQEEMEEIFSKKMLKHDYKINQNIAIGILKDEIVKVLLTPESNLEVFCKRLKQDMKKNIVSIRPGRKYIRIKKTNRKYPMNMRRAL